The following proteins are encoded in a genomic region of Diabrotica virgifera virgifera chromosome 1, PGI_DIABVI_V3a:
- the LOC114328767 gene encoding chymotrypsin inhibitor-like, whose product MKFLILCIVLSVFVTLVYSQTELNCPKNSHQGCVPCCPDPTCSNRKPGCPDIICTEECKPKCRCDDGYIYNDIGIVNGCIKPKNCPKS is encoded by the exons atgaagtttttgattcTCTGTATTGTTTTGAGCGTCTTTGTGACTTTGGTATATTCACAGACAG AACTGAATTGTCCTAAAAACTCACATCAAGGATGTGTCCCATGCTGTCCTGATCCAACCTGTAGTAACAGGAAACCGGGATGTCCTGACATAATATGCACAGAGGAATGCAAACCCAAATGCAGATGTGATGATGGTTATATCTACAATGATATTGGTATTGTTAATGGTTGCATTAAACCTAAAAATTGTCCTAAAAGTTAA